One window of Nymphaea colorata isolate Beijing-Zhang1983 chromosome 1, ASM883128v2, whole genome shotgun sequence genomic DNA carries:
- the LOC116263225 gene encoding uncharacterized protein LOC116263225, producing MEASISGFYAKLRRGMEDLEESIASKGRGCGGGVGGGEDDDDDCFMSARWVNEALGLLRSLHGELVRLVQSLRLPAGDKWLDDYMDESAKLWSACHVLKSAASGLEGYQAAVEAALPLMTDGRWWSSASAPALCRQVMRSISGCRREAVSLEEDNKALVDARIGDLVRFEGRRVGSAGKFNGFRGVLFAMSNASSLLLILLLWGLAHYSPPSGSGASMGGCSSPEEEEEGCCLCFGSGLHRRAAAEIERIGGGGGARPPAILLYELRRSQAVMDDIWALLDLRAQGKADTAVSAVSEKVETLRECFGSFKAGLEAVVAQLDDFFDEIVEGRKKLLDICTRRQR from the coding sequence atgGAAGCGTCGATCAGTGGATTCTATGCGAAGCTGAGGAGAGGGATGGAGGATCTGGAGGAGAGCATAGCGTCGAAGGGGAGGGGATGCGGCGGCGGAGTGGGAGGGGGGGAGGACGACGACGACGACTGCTTCATGAGCGCGAGATGGGTGAACGAGGCGCTGGGGCTGCTGCGGTCGCTGCACGGGGAGCTCGTGCGGCTGGTGCAGAGCCTGCGGCTGCCTGCTGGGGACAAGTGGCTGGACGACTACATGGACGAGAGCGCCAAGCTGTGGAGCGCCTGCCACGTCCTCAAGTCGGCGGCCTCGGGGCTCGAGGGATACCAGGCCGCCGTGGAGGCCGCCCTGCCGCTCATGACCGACGGCCGGTGGTGGTCCTCCGCCTCCGCGCCCGCCCTCTGCCGACAGGTCATGCGAAGCATCTCCGGCTGCCGGCGGGAGGCCGTTAGCCTTGAGGAGGACAACAAAGCCCTCGTCGACGCCCGCATCGGCGACCTCGTCCGCTTCGAGGGCCGCCGCGTTGGCTCGGCCGGCAAGTTCAACGGCTTCCGAGGTGTGCTCTTCGCCATGAGCAACGCCAGCtccctcctcctcatcctcctaCTCTGGGGCCTCGCCCACTACTCTCCTCCCTCCGGCTCTGGCGCCTCCATGGGCGGGTGCTCTTCGCctgaggaggaagaggaaggctGCTGTCTCTGCTTCGGTTCGGGGCTTCACCGCCGGGCGGCGGCAGAGATCGAGCGCATCGGCGGCGGTGGAGGAGCGAGGCCGCCGGCGATCCTCCTCTACGAGCTGAGGCGATCTCAGGCGGTGATGGACGACATCTGGGCGCTGTTGGACCTGCGGGCTCAGGGGAAAGCCGATACGGCGGTGTCGGCCGTCTCCGAGAAGGTAGAGACGCTCAGGGAGTGCTTCGGGTCGTTCAAGGCCGGGCTGGAGGCCGTGGTGGCGCAGCTGGACGACTTCTTCGACGAGATCGTCGAGGGCAGGAAGAAGCTCCTCGACATCTGCACCCGGCGGCAGCGGTAG